The following are encoded together in the Salvia hispanica cultivar TCC Black 2014 chromosome 6, UniMelb_Shisp_WGS_1.0, whole genome shotgun sequence genome:
- the LOC125196750 gene encoding purple acid phosphatase 17-like: MGISEKKTMNMIMLCLWLATISLICGQTSAKFPKFEHPTKGDGTLKFLVIGDWGRKGEYNQSQVALQMGRIGEELDLDFVISTGDNFYDNGLYGETDPAFVESFTNIYTAKSLQKPWYAVLGNHDYRGDAVAQLSPYLQKIDSRWLCLRSFVVNAEIVELFMLDTTPFVNDYFINPEHIYDWRGVIPTKGYTTYALKDLERALKESRAKWKIVVGHHAIRSVGHHGDTAELVNLLLPVLRANGVDLYVNGHDHCLEHISDDKSPIQFLTSGAGSKAWRGDVKNLSHENLKFFYDGQGFMSLQFTDSDMEITFYDVYGEVLHRWTTSNQLLSDM, from the exons ATGGGTATTTCTGAGAAGAAAACCATGAACATGATTATGTTGTGCCTCTGGCTGGCGACCATCTCCTTAATATGTGGCCAAACTTCTGctaaatttccaaaatttgagCATCCTACAAAAGGTGATGGCACTCTCAAATTTTTGGTTATTGGAGATTGGGGAAGAAAAGGAGAGTACAACCAATCTCAAGTTGCACTTCAG ATGGGAAGAATTGGGGAAGAATTAGATTTagattttgtaatttcaactggtgataatttttatgataatgGATTGTATGGGGAGACTGACCCTGCCTTTGTTGAATCTTTTACCAACATCTACACAGCCAAAAGCCTCCAAAAGCCGTGGTATGCAG TTTTAGGCAACCATGATTATCGAGGTGATGCAGTTGCACAATTGAGCCCCTATCTTCAAAAAATTGATAGTAGATGGCTTTGTTTGAGGTCTTTTGTTGTTAATGcag AAATTGTGGAGTTATTTATGTTGGATACCACTCCTTTTGTGAATGACTATTTCATCAACCCAGAACATATATATGATTGGCGTGGTGTCATCCCTACAAAGGGCTACACTACTTATGCATTGAAG GATCTTGAAAGAGCATTGAAGGAATCAAGGGCAAAATGGAAAATAGTGGTGGGGCATCATGCTATCAGAAGTGTGGGCCACCACGGTGACACTGCTGAGCTTGtaaatcttcttcttcctgttCTTCGG GCCAATGGCGTTGATCTATACGTGAATGGTCATGACCATTGTCTCGAACATATTAGCGACGACAAAAG CCCTATTCAGTTTTTGACGAGTGGGGCCGGGTCCAAGGCTTGGAGGGGAGATGTTAAAAATCTTAGTCATGAGAACCTAAAATTCTTCTACGATGGACAAGGATTCATGTCACTTCAATTCACAGATAGTGATATGGAAATTACATTTTACGATGTGTATGGTGAGGTTTTGCACAGGTGGACTACCTCAAACCAGCTTCTTTCTGATATGTAA